Within the Candidatus Reidiella endopervernicosa genome, the region ACCTGCAGAGTAGGTAAAGACTATGAGGGTAACGGTAAAATTCTTCGCCAGCCTGCGTGAGCAGATGGGCTGCGATGGGGCCACCGTCGAGATCGGGGAGGTCGCCACAGCGGCCGATGTGTGGTTACAGGCCTCCGGCGGAAAGGCACTGC harbors:
- the moaD gene encoding molybdopterin converting factor subunit 1, whose translation is MRVTVKFFASLREQMGCDGATVEIGEVATAADVWLQASGGKALPTNVLVAINMEYTDQNHLVKSDDEVAFFPPVTGG